Proteins encoded in a region of the Anopheles ziemanni chromosome 2, idAnoZiCoDA_A2_x.2, whole genome shotgun sequence genome:
- the LOC131289341 gene encoding protein phtf, whose product MRLDALVAWYQKKIGTYDKQQWEKTIEQKILAGINHLPLKNTKLKTELIDVDLVRGSTFPKAKSKLSILTVLYLAALRFLLLPVYARWWVQQTSPGVFMLLLTLYLLQMLNLGIYSYRARSIVANNDEEEGTCADQVDHIVTMSDFLIPLALSLLLSVIHSQIVATASNNNGSSLFSCERKLSQKCHSHGTSTTSQHATASATASNSMSTAGMAMSKKQREQRIRRKRRVRAHSETTQSSASKTPCEDRSKKAFASVGGSKSATSSPARTAPKKGACSTSSSTSSDAVERQPLQLNGESTAKTSSLRKMLDDPVGITVRDCGPPSNPGHSANSYQQRCPMVDVTITTTNSSSDHSPPNGRVSLPTTSDHAGSDEMLLVPVGLRRRNVNWDPAVPERARSDTSPSEAIVDDDGFESLNGKSSGGEDSVGNVFHADRRVYYRKMDVKGEWIDSSTAMEAQEQHRQSDSDTDTLKNTTSAGLGSPVGVSEDMVTPVEAPRVKELKRNASESDTANGSVRERQRRPKDSSKQQLAASDPARPSKDDGTRRSSGPDEKLGTSCSDTDDENEYDLHSPSPPHMHHHSPPPSLRHHPVGMRPSAPPSVLVAQHHLLHHLHRHSMQPLHTVHHPPHPHQHHFHHQPSVLTEGEECSYSSELDHSDTQNEHSDDDYELEDAPTIILNPACGANDRVSCTIWEAREAKKAEMSVLEISSAIIERVEAMPESCDYVYIGVVLSVFLSLVPAFCRLCEATVDSTNSTEVNFLDMPLILFEKASFSLLAIFRFAFGESEWERFVLVLGFFLRLVLTFLVFFLLAVAERTFKQRFLYAKLFSHLTSSRRAQKSAIPHFRLNKVRNIKTWLCVRSYLKRRGPQNSVDVIVSAAFIITLLLLAFLSVEWLKDSVHLHSQFNLEALAWSCAFGTFLLRFMTLGTKINKKYKSVSVLITEQINLYVQIEQKPNKKDELMISNNVLKLAADLLKELESPFKISGLSANPYLYTTVKVVILSALSGVLSEMLGFKLKLHKIKIK is encoded by the exons ATGCGCCTTGATGCGTTGGTCGCATGGTATCAGAAGAAGATCGGCACCTACGACAAGCAACAATGGGAGAAAACGATCGAGCAGAAAATACTGGCCGGCATCAACCATCTGCCGCTGAAGAACACCAAGCTCAAAACCGAACTGATCGATGTCGATCTGGTGCGCGGTTCCACCTTTCCGAAGGCTAAATCGAAGCTCTCCATCCTGACCGTGCTCTACCTGGCCGCGTTACGCTTTCTGCTACTTCCGGTGTACGCCCGCTGGTGGGTTCAGCAAACGTCCCCCGGGGTGTTTATGCTGCTGCTCACACTTTATCTCCTGCAAATGCTCAACCTCGGCATCTACAGCTACCGAGCACGATCGATCGTTGCGAACAATGACGAGGAGGAGGGTACGTGTGCCGACCAGGTCGATCACATAGTGACGATGTCGGACTTTTTAATTCCACTCGCCCTGAGCCTGCTTCTCAGCGTTATTCACTCACAGATCGTCGCGACGGCTTCAAACAACAACGGCTCGTCGCTTTTCTCCTGCGAGCGGAAGCTCTCGCAAAAGTGTCACTCGCATGGAACCTCCACAACGTCGCAACACGCAACCGCTTCGGCGACGGCAAGTAACTCGATGTCCACGGCCGGTATGGCGATGAGTAAGAAGCAACGGGAGCAGCGCATACGCCGGAAGCGACGGGTCCGCGCACACTCCGAGACGACACAATCGTCCGCATCCAAAACTCCCTGCGAGGATCGAAGCAAGAAAGCGTTCGCAAGTGTTGGTGGCTCCAAGTCGGCCACCAGCTCACCGGCACGGACGGCCCCGAAGAAGGGTGCGTGTAGCACGAGCAGCAGCACGAGCAGTGATGCCGTCGAAAGGCAACCACTTCAGCTGAACGGTGAGAGCACGGCGAAAACAAGTTCGTTGAGAAAAATGCTTGACGACCCGGTTGGCATAACGGTGCGGGATTGCGGACCACCGAGTAACCCCGGTCACTCGGCAAATAGCTACCAACAACGGTGTCCCATGGTAGATGTAACGATCACGACGACAAACAGTTCCAGTGATCATTCACCACCGAATGGACGCGTTTCGCTGCCGACAACGAGTGATCACGCGGGATCGGACGAGATGCTTCTTGTTCCGGTGGGGCTGCGTCGACGCAACGTTAACTGGGATCCGGCGGTACCGGAACGGGCCCGTTCCGATACGTCCCCTTCGGAGGCGATCGTTGATGACGACGGGTTTGAAAGTTTGAACGGGAAAAGCTCCGGCGGAGAGGATAGCGTGGGGAACGTTTTTCATGCCGATCGGCGGGTGTACTACCGGAAGATGGATGTTAAAGGTGAATGGATTGACAGCAGCACCGCGATGGAGGCCCAAGAGCAGCATCGCCAGTCGGACTCCGATACGGACACGTTGAAAAATACCACCTCTGCTGGTCTCGGCTCACCGGTTGGTGTTAGCGAGG ATATGGTAACCCCCGTAGAAGCACCACGAGTGAAAGAGTTGAAGCGTAACGCATCCGAATCGGACACCGCCAACGGGAGCGTTCGGGAACGGCAACGGCGACCAAAGGACTCAAGTAAGCAGCAACTGGCAGCGTCAGACCCGGCCCGCCCGTCCAAGGACGACGGTACGAGACGGTCGAGCGGTCCGGACGAAAAGCTAGGGACAAGCTGCAGCGACACGGACGACGAGAACGAGTACGATTTGCATTCGCCGTCGCCGCCACACATGCACCACCACTCACCGCCACCTTCGCTTCGCCATCATCCCGTCGGCATGCGCCCATCGGCGCCACCATCGGTACTCGTGGCGCAGCACCATTTGCTTCACCACCTTCATCGTCATTCCATGCAGCCGCTGCATACCGTGCATCATCCGCCTCATCCCCATCAGCACCACTTTCACCATCAACCCTCCGTACTGACCGAAG GTGAAGAATGTAGCTACAGCTCCGAGTTGGACCATTCCGATACGCAGAACGAGCACTCGGACGATGACTACGAGCTCGAGGATGCCCCAACGATCATACTGAATCCGGCCTGCGGTGCAAATGACCGTGTCAGCTGTACCATCTGGGAGGCGCGCGAGGCCAAAAAGGCGGAAATGTCTGTGCTGGAGATATCGTCCGCCATCATCGAACGTGTCGAAGCGATGCCCGAGTCGTGCGATTACGTCTACATCGGGGTGGTGCTTAGCGTGTTCCTGTCGCTGGTACCCGCCTTCTGTAGGCTGTGCGAAGCGACCGTCGATTCGACCAATTCGACCGAGGTGAACTTTCTCGACATGCCGCTGATACTGTTCGAGAAGGCATCCTTCTCGCTGCTGGCGATCTTCCGCTTCGCCTTCGGTGAAAGCGAATGGGAGCGGTTCGTCCTGGTGCTAGGTTTCTTCCTGCGGTTGGTGCTCACGTTTCTGGTGTTTTTCCTGCTGGCCGTGGCCGAGCGCACGTTCAAGCAGCGGTTCCTGTACGCGAAGCTATTCTCCCATCTGACCTCGTCCCGGCGGGCACAGAAGTCCGCCATTCCGCACTTTCGCCTCAACAAGGTGCGCAACATCAAGACGTGGCTGTGCGTACGATCGTACCTGAAACGGCGCGGTCCACAGAACTCGGTCGACGTAATTGTGTCGGCGGCTTTCATCATCacgttgctgctgttggcgTTCCTGAGCGTCGAGTGGCTGAAGGATTCAGTGCATTTGCACTCGCAGTTCAACCTGGAAGCGCTCGCCTGGTCCTGTGCGTTTGGTACGTTTCTGCTGCGCTTCATGACACTGGGGACGAAGATCAACAAAAAGTACAAGAGCGTGTCGGTGCTGATCACCGAGCAGATTAATCTCTATGTTCAG ATCGAGcaaaagccaaacaaaaaagatGAGCTAATGATATCGAATAATGTGCTTAAATTGGCGGCCGACCTCCTAAAG GAACTGGAATCTCCGTTCAAAATCTCCGGTCTCAGTGCGAACCCCTATCTTTATACCACCGTAAAGGTGGTCATTCTGTCCGCCCTTTCCGGCGTGCTTAGCGAAATGCTCGGGTTTAAGCTTAAACTCCACAAAATCAAGATTAAGTAA
- the LOC131282236 gene encoding putative gustatory receptor 2a: MKNKVPVNSITSIIEMNFKFYRLVGLSPFELNASRVRLSKPLCCAVGGFVTFYWTSMVSSIATSDHGNDRISRISNYFQLISNAIMLTTILLSPAFKLRNFAELVRGLRKLEQDLTKASIMTNFRQMTRWNVGIIAGTITFLVLMTSFDCYVTVFKGMIRVDYWIITILPQFINVIAVTQVILLLLYINGRFRLLNQMLQDEQHPVIGRKMLLHSRKPTISTSNEPSKIGLHVIEVPSGGMDNDPMSHLKLPKILYLYNDLYDICKMADRYYGLLFLLTFTSIFIVTTIQLYYSYTILYWFTDENGFTIWSLMVCFNTILINLGVLLTIVLLCEKISNKTKQANDLLSDLQLRGSRQMSSEQIIKLTVPFQASNKVFKFSAMGFFLIDCNMLCGMIGAITTYLVIYIQFYILYADEVKKSTFVSRFQI, translated from the exons ATGAAGAATAAAGTGCCGGTCAACTCGATCACGTCGATCATTGAGATGAACTTCAAATTCTACCGTTTGGTTGGTCTGTCTCCGTTCGAGCTGAACGCGAGCCGGGTTCGCCTGTCGAAACCGTTGTGCTGTGCGGTCGGTGGGTTCGTTACGTTCTACTGGACGTCGATGGTGTCCTCCATTGCCACGAGCGACCACGGCAACGATCGCATTTCCCGGATCTCCAACTATTTCCAGCTCATCAGCAACGCCATCATGCTGACGACCATTTTGCTCAGTCCGGCGTTCAAGTTGCGCAACTTTGCTGAGCTGGTACGCGGGCTGCGAAAGCTGGAGCAGGATTTGACGAAGGCCTCGATTATGACCAACTTCAGACAGATGACACGCTGGAACGTTGGTATCATTGCCGGCACGATCACGTTTCTCGTGCTGATGACCTCGTTCGATTGCTATGTGACCGTGTTTAAGGGAATGATTCGGGTTGATTATTGGATCATTACCATACTGCCCCAGTTTATCAATGTGATCGCCGTTACTCAAGTTATCTTGCTGCTGCTCTACATTAACGGCCGTTTCCGGCTGCTCAACCAAATGCTGCAAGACGAGCAGCATCCGGTGATCGGGAGGAAAATGTTGCTCCATTCGCGTAAGCCCACCATTTCCACGTCTAATGAACCGTCGAAGATAGGCCTGCATGTCATTGAGGTGCCGAGCGGAGGAATGGATAACGATCCCATGAGCCACCTGAAGTTACCGAAGATCCTGTATCTGTACAACGATCTGTACGACATCTGCAAAATGGCCGATCGCTACTACGGACTGCTGTTTCTGCTGACGTTCACGTCGATCTTCATCGTAACGACGATTCAGCTGTACTATAGCTATACCATCCTTTACTGGTTTACAGACGAAAATGGATTCACCATTTGGTCGTTGATGGTTTGCTTCAACACGATCTTGATCAACCTTGGTGTGCTTCTGACGATCGTGTTGCTGTGTGAGAAAATATCCAACAAAACCAAGCAGGCCAACGATCTACTCTCGGATTTGCAACTACGTGGTTCTcgtcaaatgtcgtccgaa CAAATCATCAAACTTACCGTGCCTTTTCAAGCATCGAACAAGGTGTTCAAATTCTCAGCGATGGGTTTTTTCCTTATCGATTGCAACATGCTGTGCGGG ATGATTGGCGCAATCACGACGTACTTGGTTATCTACATTCAGTTCTACATCCTGTACGCGGATGAAGTGAAAAAATCTACATTCGTTTCTCGATTCCAGATTTAA